The following nucleotide sequence is from Rhizobium bangladeshense.
ACGGAGCCACCAGCGACAACTTCATCCTGGTCGATGCCAGCGCCAATCCTTTCACGATCAATATTGCGATTGCGGCAAGTGTGGCGCCACCGGTTGCCGGGCCGGCCAGCGCAACAGTCAGCCATGGAAGCAGTTCGAATCCGATTACGTTGAATCTGTCGGGGGGAGCGGCCACATCCGTGGCTGTCGGCACGCAGGCGGCTCACGGCACAGCCTCGGCAAGCGGCACGTCGATCACCTATACGCCGACGGCAAGCTATGCCGGCCCGGACAGTTTCACCTATACCGCGACCAATGCCGGCGGTACTTCCGCACCGGCAACGGTAACGATAACCGTCAGCCCGCCGACGATCTCGCTCAGCCCAGCGACATTGCCATCCGGCGCAACCGGGGCGGCCTATGGCCAGATCGTCACGGCCTCCGGCGGCACGGCCCCCTACTCCTATGCGATCACCGCCGGCGCTCTTCCGCCCGGTTTGAGCCTGTCGGCCACGACGGGCGCGCTCGCCGGTACACCGACGGCGGGAGGTACATTCAACTTCACTATCAGCGTGACCGACAGCTCGACGGGGGTTGGACCGTTCACCAGTTCGAGGCCCTACAGCATAACCGTTGCTGCACCGACGATCGCGATCAACCCTTCCTCTTTGCCGGCCGCGACCACCGGAACCGCCTATAGCCAGACCATCACCGCCTCGGGCGGAACAAGCCCCTACAGCTATGCGGTGACGGCAGGCACGCTTCCGTCCGGCCTGACCCTGTCATCGAGTGGGGTTCTCTCCGGCACTCCGACGGTATCGGGCACATTCAACATCACGATCACCGCGACGGACAGTTCGAGCGGCACGGGACCCTTTACCGGCTCCAGGGCCTATACCCTGACAACCAACATCCAGCCTCCGGTCGCGGGTGGCGTTACGGCAACCGTTGCCGCCAACTCGTCGAACAATCCCATCACGCTCAATATCACGGGCGGAGCGGCGAGCTCGGTTGCGATCGCAACCGGAGCCGCCAATGGGACGGCGATCGCATCGGGAACGTCCATCACCTATACGCCGACGTCAGGCTACAGCGGATCCGACAGCTTCACCTATACCGCAACCAATGGCTCCGGTACCTCGGCGCCGGCAACGGTCACCATCACGGTCAGTCCGCCGACGTTGGCATTCTCGCCGCCGAGCGGCGCCCTGCCGAATGGTGCAGTCGGCATCGCCTACAGCCAGACAGTTACTGCTTCGGGTGGTGCCAGCCCTTACAACTACGGCGTTACCGGCTCGCTGCCGGCCGGGCTGACGCTCAATCCGTCGACGGGGGCGATCACCGGCACGCCGACGACGCCAGGCAATTATGGTTTCTCCATCACGGCCACCGATGCCAACAGCGCCGCCACGTCGGCCGCCTATACGATCACAATTCCAGTTCCCACGAGTTTTGTCTTCTCGCCGGCCGATGGTGCGCTGCCCGAGGCCATGGCGGGCGAAGCATATAGTCAGCAGATCTCGGCGACCGGCGGGGTCGGCACGAAGATCTACAGTCTGGCCTCCGGCAGTTTGCCGAGCGGGCTGGTTCTGAACATCTCGACCGGGCAGCTAACCGGCCCGCTGGCGATTGGCACGGAAGGCGATTACAGCTTCACGATCGAGGTCCGCGACGGCAACGGCGCAACTGGAATAGCCTCCTATTCGCTGAAGGTGAAGACCCGCTCCGTCACTGTCCAGGACATGGTCGTCGACGTGCCGGCCGGTTCGACGCCTCCCGACGTCTACCTCAATCGCGGCGCAACCGGCGGTCCGTTCACCGCTGCGGCCCTCGCATTCGTAGAGCCCGCCAATGCGGCCACCGCGACGATCATCCGAGGTCAGCTGGCCCAGGCCGGCCCGGCGACCCCGGCCGGCTGGTATCTGCACCTTACGTTGAACCCAGCCTATTCCGGCCAGGTCCGTGTCGGCTACAGGCTCGTCAGCGCGCTCGGAACCTCCAATACAGCCACGGTCACCTATAATGTCAGCTATGACGCCGGCAAGGTGGCCGACGATATCGACAAGCTCGTACATGACTTCGTGCAATCCCGACAGAACATGATCGCCAACACGATCAAGGTTCCGGGACTCATGCAGCGCCGGCGGATGCAGGAGGCGACCGATCCGATCACCGCGCGCATGATGCCTTCCGAAGAAGGGATGACGTTCGGCTTCGCCACCAGCCTGTCGCAGATTCGCGCAGCCGGTGGTGATGCGGATGCGGCCTCGGCACCCTTCAACGTCTGGATCGACGGCGCCTTCCTGGCCCATTACGAGAGGAATAGGGACGACGGCGCCGGTGAGTGGGGCAGCTTTGCCATGGTGAATATGGGAGCGGATTATCTGCTCTCTGACAAGGCGTTGATCGGGCTGTCCTTCCACTATGACCGCATGACCGATCCGACCGATCAGGATGCCGAGCTGACGGGCAATGGCTGGCTTGCGGGACCTTATGCCTCGCTAGAGATCGGCAGGGGCGTATTCTGGAACGGTAGCCTGCGCTACGGCGGTTCCGGCAACACCATCGACACGGAGTTCTGGGACGGTGATTTCGAGACGACGCGGTGGATGGCCGATACGTCAATCGAAGGACAGTGGAATCTCGACGATGAAACCACGATCGCGCCAAAACTGCGGGCGATCTACTTCTCGGAAAAGGTCGACGATTATACCGTCAAGAACAGATCCGGCGATGCCATCATCATCGACGGCTTCAACGACGATCAGTTCCGGGTCAGCCTGGGTGCCGAAATCGCCCGGTCCTTCCTGCTGGAGAGCGGCGCGAAGCTCACTCCGAAGCTCGGCCTTACCGGCGGCTTCTCCGGACTGGACGGGTCAGGTGCCTTCGCTTCTCTTACCGCCGGGCTGACGATGCAGACCGCGAACTTCTGGATGCTCGACACAAGTCTGCTCTTCGACGTCGAGGGCGACGGGGAGCAATCCGCTGGCGCCAGGGTCGCTGCGTCAAAGAAGTTTTAGAAGTTGCCTCAATTTGCTGCACTTAAGATAGCAAATTGCTCTTGCGTTTAGCGCAGTGATTGAGTGATGATGCTCTTCAATATCGTTGGTATATTCAGGGGTATGGGTATGTCGGAATTCTTTCTCGGCCAGATCATGCTCACAGGGTTTCCGTTCGCGCCCAGAGGCTTTGCCCTGTGCGACGGCCAGTTCCTCAGCGTGGACCAGAACCAGGCCTTGTTCTCACTCTTGGGCACGCATTACGGTGGTGATGGGCAGACGACATTCGCCGTGCCCAATATGCAGAGCCGTACGCCGGTGGGATTTGGATCATCCTACGATCCCACATGGCAGCCTTCGCCCTATGGGATTGGCGCAACCGGCGGCGTCGAAAGTGTGACTTTGCTGCAGCAACAATTGCCTCAGCACATTCACCTGGCGACAGGAACCACGAGCAGCGGCACCGTGCGAAATCCGAGCGATGCGCTCTACGGAACCAACAGCGCCGAAATTTACGGCGCTTCCGGTGGTGATCAGGTCACGCTGTCGAGCCAGACTGTGATCCCCGCCGGTAATGGCCAGCCCCATGAGAATAGGCAGCCCTATGACGTGATCAGCTTTTGCATTGCACTGTCGGGGATTTTTCCGTCCTCCAATTGAACAGCGCTTGTCAACCCATTGCTTGGAGGATCAATCATGAGCACTCCCTTCGTCGGAGAAATCCGGTTATTTGGCTTTTCCCGAGTGCCCAGCGGGTGGTTGCCCTGCAACAATTCCCTACAACCCATTTCCGAATATGAGAACCTGTTCACGCTCATCGGGACGACGTATGGCGGCGATGGAGAGACAACGTTTGCAACCCCCAATCTTTGCGGGCGCGTACCGGTGCATCAGGGCAGCGGGCCGAACTTGTCGACCTATGTGATCGGTCAATTCGCCGGTAGCGAGAACGTCACGCTTCTGCCCACACAAATGCCAGCACACACGCATCCGTATCTTGCCACCACCGGACTGGCGGAAGCGACATTGGTAAGCTCGTCCGAACTCGCCGCGCTGAGCGGCGACACGATGTATGCCACCGATATTAGCGGCGCCACTCCGATCACAGCATCACAGGCGGCAATACAGGCAACCGGATCGACGGTCATGCATGACAATACGATGCCGACATTGACGGTGCAGTATTGCATCGCATGGGCCGGTATCTTTCCCTCATCCCCATGAGCCCGCTTCATGCATCAAGGACATTGCCATGACAGAACCTTATCTCGGCGAGATCCAACTGTTCGGTTTCGATTTTGCTCCCCGCGGCTGGGCATCGTGCAACGGTACATTGCTCCCCATCCAGCAGAACTCCGAACTTTTTTCCCTGCTTGGCACCCAATATGGCGGCAATGGCAAGAGCACGTTCCAGTTGCCTAACTTCGCCAACCGGGCAGGCTGCAACCAAGGTCAGGGCGTAGGTCTGACGCCGCGCACCATCGGCAACAGCTTCGGCAGCAACTTCATAACGCTGACGCAGGCGGAGATGCCGGCACACACGCATTCCTTGACTATCTATAATCAAGGCGATGCATCCAAGCGCGCCGCCTCGCCCAGTGAAGGCAATGCCCTGAGCCTGCCGAATTCGAGCAGTCCGTTTCTTCCCGATGCCCAGCCGAATACCCAATTTGCCCCGAACGTCATCGGCATTGCAGGCGGGAGCCAGCCGCATGAAAACCGTCAGCCTTTTCTTGCCGTCAACTTCTGCATCGCGCTGGTCGGCGTTTATCCATCCTTCGATTGATGATCGACCCGCTACCGGAGTTTCCTGCGCGAACGAGCCATCATCGGCTTTGTGTTCCGGCCTGTATCCTGCGTCCGGCAAAGCAGGACGATCTCCCCTTTCTACGTCAGCTTTACCATTCGTTCCGGAGCGATGAACTGGCTCGGATCCCGTGGTCGCAAGAAGACAAGCAGGCATTCCTCGACCAGCAATTTAATCTTCAACATCGCTACTACGTCGCCGCATTCCCGCAAACGGACTTCCTAATCATCGAGAAGGACGGCACCTCCATCGGCCGCCTCTACATCGATTTCGACGCTGATATCTGGCATATTGTCGATATCGGCTTCCTCCCCGAATGTCGTAATCTGGGTCTGGGCTCCGGGACACTGAAAGCCATTCAACATGCGGCAGTGACAAGGGAAATCCCGGGAATCGCACTGCATGTCGATCGAAACAACACGCGCGCATACGACCTTTATATGGCCTTGGGATTCATGGTGATTGAAACGACCGTTACCCACATTCGTATGGAATGGCGCTCGCACCGGCTCCTGCCAGAGCCGGCGGATGAGCCGTCAGGCGTTAATTGAAGACGGCCTGATAGATGATCCCGTCTTTGTCCCTAGCGACCGGTACAAGGAAAATATCGAGAATCCCAAGTGTGGCGTTGCGCAGCCTGTAAATCTGTTGTGGCAACAGCACCTTTGACGCACTGCGAAACAGCAATGAAAACGGCGCTCTCACCATCCCTGCGAAGCCCCGCTCGGGCAAGGGCCGTGCCTCGGTCAGCGTAAAAACAAGGCATCCTGTCCCCATATCGACTTCGAAGCCTTCCCCGACACAGCGGGCGAAATGATCCAGCGTTACGATCGCCATCCGGACCCCACTTGCTTTCTCTCTCTTTGCTTGCAGATATTTGCGCTTCATTCCCTGGTTGAAGTTTATCAAGAGATTGGAGTGACGCAAGCAACTCTCTCCAGCAAGCCGATGCGTTAGCGCCCAATCGGGAGGCCGCTGTTCCAGCTCTCGGTCGGCCGAACCGTCACACAAACTTCGCAGTGACATGCTCCTGTCAAACAAAGCAAAAGGGAAAAGACCATGTCTCAAAAAGATCAGGACCAGCTCAGCCGGATAAAGGCCGAAATCGCCGACAGCTTCGATGAGGAGCTGGAAATGCAGATGGAAGAAGACCGGCTGGGCGATCTGGTCGTCGAAGGAATGACGGAACCGGCGGAGCAGACGCTCGACCGAAAGATTTATTTCCGGGAACTTTTCCGGCTGCAGCATGAGCTGGTGCGGCTGCAGGATTGGGTTCAGTACAAGAAGCTCAAGGTCGTCGTGCTTTTCGAAGGCCGGGATTCGGCCGGCAAGGGCGGCGCTATCAAGCGCGTGACCCAAAGGCTAAACCCGCGCGTCTGCCGGACGGTGGCACTGCCCGCTCCGACCGAACGGGAACGCCATCAATGGTATTTCCAGCGTTATGTTCCGCATCTTCCCACCGCCGGCGAGATCGTGCTCTTCGACCGCAGCTGGTACAACCGCGCCGGCGTCGAGCGCGTGATGGGGTTCTGCACCCCTGACGAACTCGAGGAGTTTTTCCGCTCGGTGCCCGAATTCGAACGGATGCTCGTCCGGTCCGGGATCGTGCTGATCAAATACTGGTTCTCGATCACCGACGAGGAACAGGAATTCCGCTTCAAGATGCGCATCCACGATCCGCTGAAGCAGTGGAAGCTTTCGCCGATGGATATGGAAAGCCGCATCCACTGGGAAGAATATACCAAGGCCAAGGAAGAAATGCTGGCGCGCACACACACCAGGGAAGCGCCCTGGTGGGTGGTGCAGGCCGTCGACAAGAAACGGGCGCGGCTGAACTGCATCGCCCATCTTCTTGATCAGATTCCCTATGAGGATGTGCCGAAGCCTGAAATTCAGCTGCCGGATCGTATTCGCCATGCCGATTATATCAGGGCGCCGGTTCCGGCCGAAATGCTTGTACCAGAGCGCTATTGAAAGCATAGCCGCGACGTCCCGCAAGATCGGCGGCGCGAGAACCGCTGCGTAGCGACCTGAACCACCGGCGACCGTCAGGCGGCCATATGGGCCATTCGGTTCAGTTCCTCAACAGCATCATCCGGTAGCACCAACCGGGCTGCGGCGAGATTCTCCCTGAGATGGCCGAGCGAGGACGTGCCCGGGATCAGCAGGATATTGGGTGCACGCTGCAGCAGCCAGGCGAGCGCTACCTGCATCGGCGTCGCACCGAGACGCGCGGCGACATTGGAGAGCGTGGACGACTGCAGCGGCGTAAACCCACCGAGCGGGAAAAACGGCACATAGGCGGTGCTTTGACCGGCAAGATCGTCGACCAGTCCGTCGTCGGTCCGATGCGCCAGATTATAGTGGTTCTGCACGCAGACGATCTCGGTGATCCCACGGCCTTCGATAACCTGTTTTGATGTGGCGTTGCTTAAGCCCAGGTGACGAACCAGGCCTTGCCGCTGGAGATCAGCGAGAACCGTCAGGGGTGCTTCTATCGAGCCCTCGGCCGGGCTATGCAGGTCAAATGCGATCCGGAGGTTGACGACATCAAGCACGTCCAAGCCGAGGTTACGAAGATTGTCGTGCACCGCCTGCGTCAGTTCCTGGCGCGAGAAGGCGGGAATCCAGGATCCGTCCGCGCCGCGCCGTGCGCCGACTTTCGTGACGATCACGAGATCGTCGCGATAGGGATGGAGCGCTTCACGGATGATCTGGTTGGTCACATGCGGACCGTAGAAATCGCTGGTATCGATATGATTCACGCCGCTTGCGACCGCCTCGCGCAACACCGCCAGGGCGGCGCCATGATCCCTGGGCGGTCCGAATACACCGAGCCCGGCGAGTTGCATGGCGCCGTAGCCAAGCCGCCTCACCTTGCGGTCGCCGATAGTGAATGTGCCGGACTGATCTATGATGGACATGATCTCGCTCCCTTCAAGAGATGGGATCGAAATTACTCCTTGGCGGCGCGTGTGATAATTGAGTACAATGCGCACAGGCTGTGCGGAGTGGCGAACAGTGAAAGCAGACCTGAGTGACCTCAACGCCTTTGTCGCGGTGGCGCGGGCAGGTGGTTTTCGCGAGGCAGCGCGTGCCAGTGGCAGCAGCGCCTCCTTCTTGAGCGAAGCGGTCCGTCGCCTGGAGGCCAAACTTGAGGTTAGGCTTCTAAATCGCACGACGCGCAGCGTCGTTGCGACCGAAGCGGGAAAGGGTTTGCTGGAGCGGCTCGGCCCCGCTTTGACGGAGGTGGAGGCCGCGCTCGACGTGGTCAACCGTTTTCGCGACAGGCCGGCTGGTTCGCTGCGGCTCAATGTCCCGGTCAGTGCTGCGCGGCTGGTGCTGCCCGCTGTCGTCCCGCCATTCCTTGCCGCCTATCCCGATATCCGCCTGGAAATCGTTGCCGAGGAGAGCTTTGTCGACGTGCTCGCTGCCGGATGTGATGCCGGCATCCGTTATGACGAGCGGCTGGAACAGGATATGATTGCGATTCCGATCGGTCCGCGCCACCAGCGCTTCGCCACTGCGGCGTCGTCTGCTTATCTCGACCGCCGCGGGCGGCCGCAACATCCGAGTGAACTCCTCGGCCATTCCTGCTTGCTGGGCCGTTTTGCCAGCGGCGCGCTGACGACCCCATGGGAATATGAGCGGGACGGCGAGGTGGTGCGGGTCGAACCCACCGGCCCATTGATCGTCACGGTTGGTGGTGCAACCGATCTTGCCGTCGACGCGGCGATAGCGGATAGAGGGATCATCTGCATTTTCGAAGATTGGCTGCGTCCGCATTTCGACAGCGGTGCCCTCGAACCGGTCCTAGAGCCGTGGTGGCAGCGCTTTTCCGGGCCGTTCCTCTATTATCCCGGCCGGCGACTGGTGCCTGCGCCGCTGAGGGCATTCATCGATTTCATCAAGGCGTCGGCCAACCGATCCTGATATCCAATCCTCGTTGAGCGCCTATTCGTCAGAGCGTGACCTCGGCATTGTCGCCCATATCCGGTTTGCTGTTCGTAACCGCTGCGGCCGCCATTTTGATATAGCTGATGATGGTGCCGGGGCTGTCCCAATATTCGGCCGAGGTCGGGCTAACCTTGAGGATGCGGATGGAGGGATCGTCGGGGTTGTCCCACCATGCCTTTGCCGGTGTTGCCCACAATTCACGGATCTTCTCGCGATCGTTCTGCACTTCGGCCGTCCCTGACACGGAAACATATTTCTGTGCCTTGGTGTCGGCAAAGGCCAGGCAGACGCTCGGCCAGCGGGCGACCTCGTCGTCCTTGTGGCTACCGAGATCCGTTAGAAAATAGACCGCGTTTTCAAGTTGCGCGCTATAGGCGGACATCGGTCGGGCGCGCAGGTTGTCGCCATTTCGGGTCGTCAACATGCAAAACCCTATTCTGTCGATTAACTCCCATACCCGTGTCGCATCATCCTGCTCGACCATCGTTATCTCCATTTGTGCGAAAGACGGAGTAACCATCTGTTAGAGCCGATGTTCCCGTAGTTTACGCGGCCAATTCCCGGAAGGTGATCGAATAACGCAGTTGATCGACAGGCGGGATGGAATGCTCCCAGAGCGTTCTTGAGGCGCCGGCCATAAGATAGGCGGAGCCGGGTTCAAGCACCAGCGATCGCCGCAGCCATTTGTCGCCGTCCCGGCGCCTCAGCCTGAAGGTGCAGGACGAAAGCAGGGAGATGCCGACGACTCGGCCGAACACGAATTTATCCTTGTGCCAGCCGATTGGAGCGCCGGGCGAATATTCCGTCACGAGAGCATGTTCGAACGCCTCGGGCACGATATCCGCGAAGCGTGCTGCGGCCTCGCGAATGGGGAGCAGCAAAGACGGTATTTCCTCTGCTCTTCTCATGCGCTGACTGTCGAAGTCGTATCTCCAGCCGAAGGAGACGGTCCTGCGTTT
It contains:
- a CDS encoding putative Ig domain-containing protein, translated to MASGGSIDVNIGTQCDPVGLNPLNDPSATSPQHGSITNYNAAAGTFTYTNNGDGATSDNFILVDASANPFTINIAIAASVAPPVAGPASATVSHGSSSNPITLNLSGGAATSVAVGTQAAHGTASASGTSITYTPTASYAGPDSFTYTATNAGGTSAPATVTITVSPPTISLSPATLPSGATGAAYGQIVTASGGTAPYSYAITAGALPPGLSLSATTGALAGTPTAGGTFNFTISVTDSSTGVGPFTSSRPYSITVAAPTIAINPSSLPAATTGTAYSQTITASGGTSPYSYAVTAGTLPSGLTLSSSGVLSGTPTVSGTFNITITATDSSSGTGPFTGSRAYTLTTNIQPPVAGGVTATVAANSSNNPITLNITGGAASSVAIATGAANGTAIASGTSITYTPTSGYSGSDSFTYTATNGSGTSAPATVTITVSPPTLAFSPPSGALPNGAVGIAYSQTVTASGGASPYNYGVTGSLPAGLTLNPSTGAITGTPTTPGNYGFSITATDANSAATSAAYTITIPVPTSFVFSPADGALPEAMAGEAYSQQISATGGVGTKIYSLASGSLPSGLVLNISTGQLTGPLAIGTEGDYSFTIEVRDGNGATGIASYSLKVKTRSVTVQDMVVDVPAGSTPPDVYLNRGATGGPFTAAALAFVEPANAATATIIRGQLAQAGPATPAGWYLHLTLNPAYSGQVRVGYRLVSALGTSNTATVTYNVSYDAGKVADDIDKLVHDFVQSRQNMIANTIKVPGLMQRRRMQEATDPITARMMPSEEGMTFGFATSLSQIRAAGGDADAASAPFNVWIDGAFLAHYERNRDDGAGEWGSFAMVNMGADYLLSDKALIGLSFHYDRMTDPTDQDAELTGNGWLAGPYASLEIGRGVFWNGSLRYGGSGNTIDTEFWDGDFETTRWMADTSIEGQWNLDDETTIAPKLRAIYFSEKVDDYTVKNRSGDAIIIDGFNDDQFRVSLGAEIARSFLLESGAKLTPKLGLTGGFSGLDGSGAFASLTAGLTMQTANFWMLDTSLLFDVEGDGEQSAGARVAASKKF
- a CDS encoding phage tail protein; translation: MSEFFLGQIMLTGFPFAPRGFALCDGQFLSVDQNQALFSLLGTHYGGDGQTTFAVPNMQSRTPVGFGSSYDPTWQPSPYGIGATGGVESVTLLQQQLPQHIHLATGTTSSGTVRNPSDALYGTNSAEIYGASGGDQVTLSSQTVIPAGNGQPHENRQPYDVISFCIALSGIFPSSN
- a CDS encoding phage tail protein, which codes for MSTPFVGEIRLFGFSRVPSGWLPCNNSLQPISEYENLFTLIGTTYGGDGETTFATPNLCGRVPVHQGSGPNLSTYVIGQFAGSENVTLLPTQMPAHTHPYLATTGLAEATLVSSSELAALSGDTMYATDISGATPITASQAAIQATGSTVMHDNTMPTLTVQYCIAWAGIFPSSP
- a CDS encoding phage tail protein translates to MTEPYLGEIQLFGFDFAPRGWASCNGTLLPIQQNSELFSLLGTQYGGNGKSTFQLPNFANRAGCNQGQGVGLTPRTIGNSFGSNFITLTQAEMPAHTHSLTIYNQGDASKRAASPSEGNALSLPNSSSPFLPDAQPNTQFAPNVIGIAGGSQPHENRQPFLAVNFCIALVGVYPSFD
- a CDS encoding GNAT family N-acetyltransferase; translated protein: MIDPLPEFPARTSHHRLCVPACILRPAKQDDLPFLRQLYHSFRSDELARIPWSQEDKQAFLDQQFNLQHRYYVAAFPQTDFLIIEKDGTSIGRLYIDFDADIWHIVDIGFLPECRNLGLGSGTLKAIQHAAVTREIPGIALHVDRNNTRAYDLYMALGFMVIETTVTHIRMEWRSHRLLPEPADEPSGVN
- a CDS encoding DUF6916 family protein, coding for MAIVTLDHFARCVGEGFEVDMGTGCLVFTLTEARPLPERGFAGMVRAPFSLLFRSASKVLLPQQIYRLRNATLGILDIFLVPVARDKDGIIYQAVFN
- the ppk2 gene encoding polyphosphate kinase 2 → MSQKDQDQLSRIKAEIADSFDEELEMQMEEDRLGDLVVEGMTEPAEQTLDRKIYFRELFRLQHELVRLQDWVQYKKLKVVVLFEGRDSAGKGGAIKRVTQRLNPRVCRTVALPAPTERERHQWYFQRYVPHLPTAGEIVLFDRSWYNRAGVERVMGFCTPDELEEFFRSVPEFERMLVRSGIVLIKYWFSITDEEQEFRFKMRIHDPLKQWKLSPMDMESRIHWEEYTKAKEEMLARTHTREAPWWVVQAVDKKRARLNCIAHLLDQIPYEDVPKPEIQLPDRIRHADYIRAPVPAEMLVPERY
- a CDS encoding aldo/keto reductase family oxidoreductase — translated: MSIIDQSGTFTIGDRKVRRLGYGAMQLAGLGVFGPPRDHGAALAVLREAVASGVNHIDTSDFYGPHVTNQIIREALHPYRDDLVIVTKVGARRGADGSWIPAFSRQELTQAVHDNLRNLGLDVLDVVNLRIAFDLHSPAEGSIEAPLTVLADLQRQGLVRHLGLSNATSKQVIEGRGITEIVCVQNHYNLAHRTDDGLVDDLAGQSTAYVPFFPLGGFTPLQSSTLSNVAARLGATPMQVALAWLLQRAPNILLIPGTSSLGHLRENLAAARLVLPDDAVEELNRMAHMAA
- a CDS encoding LysR family transcriptional regulator — protein: MKADLSDLNAFVAVARAGGFREAARASGSSASFLSEAVRRLEAKLEVRLLNRTTRSVVATEAGKGLLERLGPALTEVEAALDVVNRFRDRPAGSLRLNVPVSAARLVLPAVVPPFLAAYPDIRLEIVAEESFVDVLAAGCDAGIRYDERLEQDMIAIPIGPRHQRFATAASSAYLDRRGRPQHPSELLGHSCLLGRFASGALTTPWEYERDGEVVRVEPTGPLIVTVGGATDLAVDAAIADRGIICIFEDWLRPHFDSGALEPVLEPWWQRFSGPFLYYPGRRLVPAPLRAFIDFIKASANRS
- a CDS encoding pyridoxamine 5'-phosphate oxidase family protein, yielding MVEQDDATRVWELIDRIGFCMLTTRNGDNLRARPMSAYSAQLENAVYFLTDLGSHKDDEVARWPSVCLAFADTKAQKYVSVSGTAEVQNDREKIRELWATPAKAWWDNPDDPSIRILKVSPTSAEYWDSPGTIISYIKMAAAAVTNSKPDMGDNAEVTL
- a CDS encoding alpha-ketoglutarate-dependent dioxygenase AlkB, whose translation is MVQKDLFGVADDDFPEGFRYSQDIVPVDLQRSVLKAIPALPFKAFDFHGFEGKRRTVSFGWRYDFDSQRMRRAEEIPSLLLPIREAAARFADIVPEAFEHALVTEYSPGAPIGWHKDKFVFGRVVGISLLSSCTFRLRRRDGDKWLRRSLVLEPGSAYLMAGASRTLWEHSIPPVDQLRYSITFRELAA